A stretch of DNA from Luteolibacter yonseiensis:
GTGGTGCTGGCCCTTCACCTCGTCGAAATCCACCTCATAGCTGCGGTGGGAGTTGAAGAACGCCCGGCGGTCCAGTTGGTAGGGCGGGATGATGACGTCGCCATTGAGGAAATCCCACGCCTGCTTGAGGTTGCGGATCGGGAAGACCTGGATGCCGTCGATGACGGCGGCCTCCGGGGCGTTCGCCTCCGGCACCAGCAGCCTCGCCCGCCCGCGCTTCTTCGCCTCCAGCGCGATGGCGAGCACCCCCTTCACCGGACGCACCGCGCCGTCGAGGCCCAGCTCGCCGACGACACAGCAGTCCTCGGCGTCGAAGGGCTTGGTGCCGCTCGCCGCGACCATGGCGAGGGCGATGGGCAGATCGAACGACGGCCCCTCCTTTTTCAAGTCCGCCGGAGCGAGGTTCACCGTTTTCACCCCGTCATCCAGAGCCAGCGCGGATGCGCCGATGGCGGAGATCACCCGCTGCGACGACTCACGCACCGCGGCATCCGGCAGTCCGACGATGATGACTACCGGCTTCTCCGCCCCACGGGCGTTGACCTCGACTTCGACTTCCAGGGCATCGACACCGCGCAACGCGGCTGAAAATAAGCGGGTAATCATGCGAACACCTGGACATTGAAAGTCCTTTTCACCAGTGGCAAGCGGAAAGAAGAGGCAGCGTGATTGCACGAATTCACTTTGCCTTACCGAGAAGCTCCCTGACCTTCTTCTTGGCCTGGTTCCATTCTCCACGATTTTGGAAGACCACCTGGCCTTCCTGATTAATCACTACCGTGAGCCAGTATTGCGCACCAAACGCCTTGCTCATGGCTTCTTTTTCCGACTCGATGGCCACTGGAAGTTTGAAATCCGGGAAATCACTCGCCAGGAATTCCGCGACTTCCTCCCGGGGCCATGCTCCGTGGACAACGATGATCTCCAGCTCTTGATCCTGAATCTCTTCCCGAAATCTTTGCAACTGTGGGAGGATGTTGGAGGAGAATTTCAGAGGACGATCCAGTCCGACAATTGAAATGAGCCTTACCTTCCCCGGCCGACTTTCCGGGAGAGCCGCGGAGTGGAACCAACTCTGCGCTTTGAGAGGTGGCGCGGGTTTTCCCACGAAGTCGATGAGGGTTTCCCGTTCCCAGGGCGCAGGCCTGTCCGACGGTTTGACCACGACGTCCCCGCCACCCGTTCTCACCCGCACTTCGGCATGGAACATGAATTCTCCTTGCGACCGCTTGGTGGCCTGCACGAACAGCCATCCTTTCACCAAGCCCCTCAAGACGAACTTCCCATCAGAATCCGAGATTGCAGTTGCATCTCTTGTTTGAAATTCACCCGACGCCTGCACCTTCGCTCCCGACACCGGATTTCCTGAAGCGTCCACGACTTTGCCCGTCATTGTCGCATCAGCAGGATACAGCAGGATCGGCTCAAGCTCCACCGCCTGCCCTGCTTTGAATCCCGCAAACGACGAATTACTCCCGTAGCCATTTTTCGATCCATAGAAAATGATCTGCTTGCCGGGTATGACCTTCTTCGTTTGAAAACGACCGTCTTTATCCGTGATAGCCTTGACTGGTACTCCTGCGGCCTCCGTTCCGTTCCAATGCACCATAGCCCCGGCAATGGGTTTACCCTCCACATCCACCACACGGCCGGATGCACTGGCGAATCCGCCAGCCATCAGCACCAGTTTCACATCGCTCCCGACCGGATAGGTCGCCCCGCCAGGTGAACTAAGACCATCTGATTCCGCCAAAAGTCCTGCTGTTTCAATTCCAGCAGGCAAGTCTATTGAGAACTTGCCCGCCGCATCAGTGACCACTTTGGGAGGGCCGAATGCGCTGACGGTCGGCGAAACGCAAGTCACATTCGCCCCTGCGACCGGCTGCCCCGATTCATTTACCACCAGCCCACTGATCCTGCTTTCACGTGGGAGCGCGAAGTCAGCGGTGTAAGTTCCGCCGTTTTCCACTTCCACGCTCTGTGAAAGTTGATTGGTATCTTTGTTGGCGCTGGAATATCCATCCGGCACAAGACCAGCAAGATAGACTTTCCGCATCCCTGCTGGCACCCGAATTTGAAATCCTCCGCTTCGGTCTGTTCTCCCGGTCCAGCTCGCAAGAGGGAGTGAATCTTTAGGAGAAACCACGCAAACCAGCATATCACCCACCGCCGCACCTGTGTCCGAAAGTGTTATTTTCCCAGTGATCAAACCACCTTCCAAAATATTGGGATTCACTTCCTTTCGGAACTCTCCGGTTTTCAGATTCAATTCTGTTGGATCGGCCGTCCAATCGGCTTTCAACTTATCATTCAGACGAACTTGAAGCGCATAGTCAGCAGGGATCAATCGTTGCAATTCATATCGCCCCTTTGCGTCAGTCAATGTTTCGGCTGTGACACCACCGTGAACATAACCGGAATTTTCAAGGATGTTAACCTTCGCTCCGCTCACTGGAGTGCCATCCGGAAGCAGGACGGTTCCCCAAACCGTCACAGCGGGATTCAGCTGTAATTCAATCTCACCTTTCTTCTCCTCAGGCCGATATTGGAACGCTTGATGGTTGTGGCCGGGGATCTGCTCATACTTCGGGTTATCGTGATCCACGAAATATAGCCCCGCAGGCAGGCCTTCAATGGAACATCGCCCATTCCCGTCGGTAACCGCATTCCAAAAGCCAGCGGGAAGGAGAGGAAGCCGCCCCCAGAATTTCGGTCCTTCCAAATCATCCCCGCTGTAAACCGGGATCTGAGCCCTGACCACACGAAGCCGCAGATTGGAAATAGGCGTCCGCTTCTCGTCCAAGAGGCGAAAGCGCAATGGCAATCCCTGGGTCAATCTGATCTCCAGCGATGAATTGGCAGGAGGAATCTGTCTTGAAACCGCTCCATATCCCGACAGGGCGTGTTTGACGACCAGATGAATCGTTAGATATTCCGTCACACGCCACTCCGGCCGGATTGGGATTTTCAGCTCTCCGGCTCCGTCGGTTTTCCCCGCCAGGGCCATCCGCTCTATCAGCTCTCCTTCTACAGTTTCCATCACCGCTGAATATACCTCCGCATCAGCCGCAGGTGCTCCTTCGGAAGAGATGACGTGACAGGTAAAGGTATCGGCTGCCGGATTTATCGTAATTTCCCGCTCTTTCCCGGGCTTGGGCGGTTGGGTTAGCCCGACCGCTGCCAACCCCAACAAGATCATCGCGGAGCCATATCCTGCCCACCGGTTGCGTTTTCCCGTGAATCTTCCAATTCCCATCATCCTCCGCCGCAGGTCTTGAGGGCTTTCCACCACACTCACAATCCCTGCATACCCCGAGCGCGGCTTCGTGTTCTGATCCAGCAACCGCAACAACATCTCCCCGTAGTCCCCCACGTGCTTCGCTCCTGCCCTGCGCAATACCCAGGCATCCGTCGCCCTCTCGCTCTCTATCCGTGTCCGATGAAATGCCCACCACACCAACGGGTTGAACCAATGAACCGCTTGTAACAGTGCCAGCGCCAGATTCACCCAGAGATCCCGACGCCGCCAATGCCCCAACTCGTGAAGAAGCACCAGCCGGAGCTCTGTCTCGGACAGCCGTTCCAGCGTCGCTGGAGGCACGAGTATCTGCGGACGAAAAAGCCCGAACAACGCCGGAGCCCCGACCGCCTCCGTCACCACCAACCGTGGCAGCTTCCGCCAGCCACATTCCCTTCCCAGCGCTTCCAGCAGAGCTTCCAACCCGTTTTTTCCCAAGTGGAATGGAACCGCCAATCTTTTCACCCGTCTGCCGAAACGCATGGTGAGAAGCGAGCCGATGGCAAGAACGGCGACGACTCCGCATATCCAAATGCCGAAGGCCATTTCCCAGATCGTCAATGGTCGCCATGCTTGCGCAACAGGGCTTGACCGGATCTCGTTTCGCAGCGGCGGGTCATTCGATGCCGAAGCCGCAAGGACGAGGGGAAGCGAGTCAATGACAGGGGAGGCATCCACAGGAAATGTCGGAACAACGGGCGATCCCGCTTGCTGCGTCTTCGCCACCGTCAACACGCGTTGCCACGAAACCGGACTCGTCGGCAAAGCCGGCATCAGCAATCGCACTGCCACCAACAGCCACAGGCCATGCCTCCATCCTGCCGGAATGCGCCGCCCCGCCAGCCATAACAGCCCGCCCGTCAACACCGCCACGATTGCGGCATCCCGCGACACCAACAAAAGAGTTTCCATCCAGTTGTTCACAGCTTCTGTCCTTTCCCGTTTTGGTTTTCAGGAAGCAGTTTGCGCAGCGCATCGATTTCCTCCACGCTCAAGGGGCGCTGCCCCTTCACCAACTGAGCCAACATCGGCACCAGAGAACCGCGGCTTATTCGGTCGAGAAATGAACTCGTTTCGGCCCGTACAGCGTCCTGCCGCATAATCTCCGGGAAATAGAGAAAGCGGTTTCCTTCCGATTCCGAACGCAGCACTCCTTTTTTGACTAAGCGAGCCAACAGTGTTTTTACCGTTTGAGATTTCCAAGACTCCACCTCGCCAAGGGCATGCGTCACTTGTTGCGCCGTCACCGGAGGAGCCGCCCAAACGACTTCCATGACCTTCCACTCCGATTCAGAAATCCGCGATATGTTTGACATGACTACATGCGTAGACGTTTTCGACTACGGATGTAAACAATTTTTCTCCCACAGGTCAAAAAACCGTCCTTAATAGGATCGTTTTCTTGTTCCGAGGGAGATTGATCACTCACAGGAATCCGTGCTTCGATCCACCTCAACAGGAGGGATGAACAACACGGCAGCTGTAAGCCGCCATCTCCTCTGCATCGGGCATTTTTGGGCGTTCGAAACAATTTCACAGATGATCCCCCGGCGTCGTTCAGAAACAGAATTTTCCAATTGTCCAAGGTCTGAAATTGTTTCACATCTGTCTAACTGTTGGCAACTTACGGTGTGGCAAAAGTCTTTCCCACGATGATGACCACCGGCTTCTCCGCCCCACGGGCGTTGACCTCCACTTCGACTTCCACGGCGCGGTGGCAAGCGGGAAAGGCGATGGGGGATTGAAAATCCGGCGGTGAAAATTACCTGCGAGATCTTCCACTGCCTGCCAAATCCTTGAGCACATCCCGTCTGTCTGGCGTCATCACTACAACCACGAGCGTCCCCACGGCAACTTGTCTAACAAACAACCGGGGGCTAAGGAGGCGAGCCCGACATGGTTGCATCTCCAGCACCATCGGAGAATCATGAGAAGCTGAATCGGATCTTGATCCCGCGGGTGCTTCCACTCATTGTTTCATGAGAAGAATGCACCTCTACCTCTCATCCTATCTTATCGGCGATCAAGGCCACAAACTGGCGCAGCTGGCGCAAGGCAAGACTGCTCTTGTCGTTTCCAACGCACTTGATTTCTCGAATGACCCGGGGCGTCTCAGGTCTGGAATGGAGCGGGAAATCGGCCGGCTGGCCAGCCTCGGAATTCCTGCGGAAGCTCTTGATCTCCGGGACTATTTCGTTTCGCAGGACATCCTTGCCGGGAAGATCGCCTCAGCCGGCATGTTGTGGGTGCTCGGAGGCAACACCTTCTTGCTGCGCAAGGCCATGCATCTCAGCGGACTCGACCAATTGATACATGGCATGATTGGCGACGGGCATTTCCTCTACGGAGGCTATAGCGCCGGCATTTGCGTTCTTTCCCCTTCATTGAGAGGCATCCACCTTGCTGATGAACCGGAAGCCTGTTCCCACGGATATGAGCACCCCACAATATGGGAGGGACTGGGAGTTATCGACTACTACATTGTGCCTCACTACCGATGCGACCACTTCGAATCGGAAAGCATGGAGGCTGTCGTGGACTACTACCGTGAGCACGATCTTCCCTATCGGGCAATTGCGGATGGCGAAGTCATCCTCGACACAACTCACAACAGGGAACCGGGTCTCCGGGAGTAATGGTTTCCCGGTGACCACACAACCTTGCATACGGCTTTGACTCCGTCCATGCGGTCTTCGTGACCGAGTGGTTGGTAAAAGAGCGGGCCCTTACTTCTTCACAACCCAGATGTTCCGGTATCTCACCGGATTTCCATGGTCCTGCAAAAGGATGGGCCCCGGTTGGTCGTTGTCGGGGAGGACGGCTCCGCCGGTGGGGCCGGGGAGTTCGAGGTCCTTGTGGACGACGACGCCGTTGTGGCGGACGGTGACGGTGGCTTTCTTCTTCTTCTCGTCCTTGTTGAACCTGGCGGCGGTGAAGTCGATGTCGTAGGTCTGCCAGGCGAGGGGCGGATAGCACATGTTCTCGGACGGCTGGGCGGTCTGGTAGATGCCGGCGCATTCGTTGTCCTTCCCTTCGAGGCCGAAGCTGTCGAGCATCTGGATTTCGTAGCGCCCTTGCAGGTAGAGACCGCTGTTGCCGCGTTCCTGGCCGCGGGCGGAGGGCATGTAGGGGAGGCGGAATTCGATGTGGATGCTGAAGTCGCCGAAGGTCTCGGTGGTGCGGGCGCCCTGGGTGAGGAGTCCGTCCGCGCCGGCCTTGGATTTGTCGAAGAGGTTGGCTCCCTCGCCGAAGAGGACGACGGCGCCCTTGGGGGGCTTCATGCCGAGGGTGGGGGACTGGCGGTCGACGCGGGCGAGTTCGACGGGTTTGCCGGCGGGGCCCTTGAGGGTGAATTTTTTCCCATCCACCTCGCCCTTCACGTCCGCGCCATCGAATTTCACCGGGCCGGATGCGGATTCGCGGCTGCCCTCGCCGTGGGTGACCGACGCCCATTTCCCTTCCCAGCCCGCGCCGGGAAGCCCGCGCTTGTAGCACACGGCTTCGAACTTGCCGTCGCCGAGGGCGATGACGCGGATGCCGAGTCCTTTCTGACTGCCTTTCGCCTCGAGCGCGTATTCGCCCTGGATCGGGAAATCGGCGTCGGTGGATGCCGGGTCCGTGTAGGAGGCGTGTTGGGCCGCGAGGGTGGTGGCGAGCAACGGGAGCAGGAAGAAGGCGGGTTTCATGGTGGGAGGAGGATCAAGTGATTGGAGAGACTTTCAAGCGGAAATCCCGTGGTT
This window harbors:
- a CDS encoding YifB family Mg chelatase-like AAA ATPase, whose amino-acid sequence is MITRLFSAALRGVDALEVEVEVNARGAEKPVVIIVGLPDAAVRESSQRVISAIGASALALDDGVKTVNLAPADLKKEGPSFDLPIALAMVAASGTKPFDAEDCCVVGELGLDGAVRPVKGVLAIALEAKKRGRARLLVPEANAPEAAVIDGIQVFPIRNLKQAWDFLNGDVIIPPYQLDRRAFFNSHRSYEVDFDEVKGQHHVKRALEVAAAGGHNIIMVGPPGTGKSMLAKRIPTIMPDMTEDDAIETTKIHSVTGMLDSKKSFITTRPFRAPHHTISDAGLLGGGQNPGPGEVSLAHHGVLFLDELPEFRRQTLEVLRQPLENGCGI
- a CDS encoding M56 family metallopeptidase: METLLLVSRDAAIVAVLTGGLLWLAGRRIPAGWRHGLWLLVAVRLLMPALPTSPVSWQRVLTVAKTQQAGSPVVPTFPVDASPVIDSLPLVLAASASNDPPLRNEIRSSPVAQAWRPLTIWEMAFGIWICGVVAVLAIGSLLTMRFGRRVKRLAVPFHLGKNGLEALLEALGRECGWRKLPRLVVTEAVGAPALFGLFRPQILVPPATLERLSETELRLVLLHELGHWRRRDLWVNLALALLQAVHWFNPLVWWAFHRTRIESERATDAWVLRRAGAKHVGDYGEMLLRLLDQNTKPRSGYAGIVSVVESPQDLRRRMMGIGRFTGKRNRWAGYGSAMILLGLAAVGLTQPPKPGKEREITINPAADTFTCHVISSEGAPAADAEVYSAVMETVEGELIERMALAGKTDGAGELKIPIRPEWRVTEYLTIHLVVKHALSGYGAVSRQIPPANSSLEIRLTQGLPLRFRLLDEKRTPISNLRLRVVRAQIPVYSGDDLEGPKFWGRLPLLPAGFWNAVTDGNGRCSIEGLPAGLYFVDHDNPKYEQIPGHNHQAFQYRPEEKKGEIELQLNPAVTVWGTVLLPDGTPVSGAKVNILENSGYVHGGVTAETLTDAKGRYELQRLIPADYALQVRLNDKLKADWTADPTELNLKTGEFRKEVNPNILEGGLITGKITLSDTGAAVGDMLVCVVSPKDSLPLASWTGRTDRSGGFQIRVPAGMRKVYLAGLVPDGYSSANKDTNQLSQSVEVENGGTYTADFALPRESRISGLVVNESGQPVAGANVTCVSPTVSAFGPPKVVTDAAGKFSIDLPAGIETAGLLAESDGLSSPGGATYPVGSDVKLVLMAGGFASASGRVVDVEGKPIAGAMVHWNGTEAAGVPVKAITDKDGRFQTKKVIPGKQIIFYGSKNGYGSNSSFAGFKAGQAVELEPILLYPADATMTGKVVDASGNPVSGAKVQASGEFQTRDATAISDSDGKFVLRGLVKGWLFVQATKRSQGEFMFHAEVRVRTGGGDVVVKPSDRPAPWERETLIDFVGKPAPPLKAQSWFHSAALPESRPGKVRLISIVGLDRPLKFSSNILPQLQRFREEIQDQELEIIVVHGAWPREEVAEFLASDFPDFKLPVAIESEKEAMSKAFGAQYWLTVVINQEGQVVFQNRGEWNQAKKKVRELLGKAK
- a CDS encoding BlaI/MecI/CopY family transcriptional regulator; translated protein: MSNISRISESEWKVMEVVWAAPPVTAQQVTHALGEVESWKSQTVKTLLARLVKKGVLRSESEGNRFLYFPEIMRQDAVRAETSSFLDRISRGSLVPMLAQLVKGQRPLSVEEIDALRKLLPENQNGKGQKL
- a CDS encoding Type 1 glutamine amidotransferase-like domain-containing protein, which encodes MHLYLSSYLIGDQGHKLAQLAQGKTALVVSNALDFSNDPGRLRSGMEREIGRLASLGIPAEALDLRDYFVSQDILAGKIASAGMLWVLGGNTFLLRKAMHLSGLDQLIHGMIGDGHFLYGGYSAGICVLSPSLRGIHLADEPEACSHGYEHPTIWEGLGVIDYYIVPHYRCDHFESESMEAVVDYYREHDLPYRAIADGEVILDTTHNREPGLRE
- a CDS encoding 3-keto-disaccharide hydrolase gives rise to the protein MKPAFFLLPLLATTLAAQHASYTDPASTDADFPIQGEYALEAKGSQKGLGIRVIALGDGKFEAVCYKRGLPGAGWEGKWASVTHGEGSRESASGPVKFDGADVKGEVDGKKFTLKGPAGKPVELARVDRQSPTLGMKPPKGAVVLFGEGANLFDKSKAGADGLLTQGARTTETFGDFSIHIEFRLPYMPSARGQERGNSGLYLQGRYEIQMLDSFGLEGKDNECAGIYQTAQPSENMCYPPLAWQTYDIDFTAARFNKDEKKKKATVTVRHNGVVVHKDLELPGPTGGAVLPDNDQPGPILLQDHGNPVRYRNIWVVKK